In Rhodovulum sulfidophilum DSM 1374, the following are encoded in one genomic region:
- a CDS encoding ASKHA domain-containing protein has product MKQDAPLVVFTPSGRRGRVPSGTSVLDAARRLGVDLDSVCGGRGICSKCQIALGTGSFPKHGITVTEEALSPKNAVEQRYDEKRGLPPARRLGCQARILADAVIDVPPESQIHRQVVRKDAELRAIEMDTATRLCLVEVAEPDLQAPSGDLERLNSALAAQWHIGPARCPLPVLARLQATLRRGDWQVTVALHRAPDGLEILDIWPGFFEGPLCGLAIDIGSTTIAGHLTDLSTGTVIASSGRMNPQIRFGEDLMSRVSHAMLTPGGATEMTAALHAGLDRLATEIATEAGVAPRQIVETVLVGNPVMHHLALGLDPVELGQAPFALASSGALSLAVSDLGIGAINPEARAYLLPLIAGHVGADAAAVALSEAPEEADELTLIVDVGTNAEILLGDRSGVLACSSPTGPAFEGAQISAGQRAAPGAIERVRIDPATKEPRFKVIGCELWSDDPDFAETVGPAGVTGICGSGIIEAVAEMRLAGLVDMSGLIGSAAQTGSERCRPEGRTQSYLLHDGSSAGGPVIAVTQTDIRAIQLAKAALYAGARLLMDRRGVDRVERVVLAGAFGAHISPLHAMVLGMIPDVPLDRVRSAGNAAGTGARIALCSVAARRKIEEVVRRIEKVETATEPRFQEHFVAANALPHASDPFPELARQRHLPEVVFNADGGGNRRRRRPR; this is encoded by the coding sequence TCCCCAAGCATGGGATAACCGTCACCGAAGAGGCCCTGTCCCCGAAGAACGCCGTCGAGCAGCGCTATGACGAGAAACGCGGCCTGCCCCCTGCCCGCCGCCTGGGCTGTCAGGCACGCATCCTCGCCGATGCCGTGATCGACGTGCCCCCCGAAAGCCAGATCCACCGCCAGGTCGTGCGCAAGGATGCCGAGCTCCGCGCCATCGAGATGGACACGGCCACCCGGCTGTGCCTCGTCGAAGTGGCCGAGCCCGACCTGCAGGCGCCCAGTGGCGATCTCGAACGGCTGAATTCGGCCTTGGCCGCGCAATGGCACATCGGCCCCGCACGCTGCCCGCTGCCGGTTCTGGCCCGGCTTCAGGCGACACTGCGCCGGGGCGACTGGCAGGTGACCGTCGCGCTGCATCGCGCGCCGGACGGGCTTGAAATCCTCGACATCTGGCCCGGCTTCTTCGAAGGGCCGCTCTGCGGGCTGGCAATCGATATCGGGTCGACCACCATCGCCGGGCATCTGACCGATCTCTCGACCGGGACGGTCATCGCCTCCTCGGGCCGGATGAACCCGCAGATCCGCTTCGGCGAAGACCTGATGAGCCGGGTGTCGCATGCGATGCTGACCCCGGGCGGCGCGACCGAGATGACCGCTGCCCTGCATGCCGGGCTCGACCGGCTTGCCACCGAGATCGCCACCGAGGCCGGGGTTGCGCCGCGGCAAATCGTCGAGACGGTCCTGGTCGGCAATCCGGTGATGCACCACCTGGCGCTGGGTCTCGATCCGGTCGAGCTGGGACAGGCGCCCTTCGCGTTGGCAAGCTCGGGCGCGCTGTCGCTCGCGGTCAGCGATCTGGGGATTGGCGCGATCAATCCCGAAGCCCGGGCCTATCTGCTGCCGCTGATTGCGGGCCATGTCGGCGCGGATGCGGCCGCCGTGGCGCTCAGCGAAGCCCCCGAAGAAGCCGACGAGCTGACCCTCATCGTCGATGTCGGCACCAATGCCGAGATCCTGCTCGGCGACCGAAGCGGTGTGCTGGCCTGCTCCTCGCCGACCGGCCCTGCCTTCGAGGGGGCGCAGATCAGCGCGGGTCAGCGCGCCGCCCCCGGGGCCATCGAGAGGGTCCGGATCGACCCCGCCACGAAAGAGCCGCGTTTCAAGGTGATCGGCTGCGAGCTGTGGTCCGACGACCCGGATTTCGCCGAAACCGTGGGTCCTGCCGGCGTCACCGGCATCTGCGGTTCGGGCATCATCGAGGCGGTTGCCGAAATGCGGCTGGCCGGACTTGTCGACATGTCGGGCCTGATCGGCTCGGCCGCCCAGACCGGGTCCGAGCGCTGCCGCCCCGAAGGCCGAACCCAGTCCTATCTGCTGCATGACGGCTCTTCTGCGGGCGGGCCGGTCATTGCCGTGACGCAAACCGATATCCGGGCGATTCAGCTTGCCAAGGCAGCGCTTTACGCCGGCGCGCGGTTGCTGATGGACCGCCGCGGCGTCGACCGGGTCGAGCGGGTGGTGCTGGCCGGGGCCTTCGGTGCCCATATCAGCCCGCTGCATGCCATGGTGCTGGGCATGATCCCCGACGTGCCCCTCGACCGGGTCCGTTCCGCCGGAAATGCCGCCGGGACAGGCGCGCGGATCGCGCTGTGTTCGGTCGCCGCGCGGCGCAAGATCGAAGAGGTCGTGCGCAGGATCGAAAAGGTCGAAACCGCGACCGAGCCCCGGTTTCAGGAGCATTTCGTGGCCGCGAATGCCCTGCCCCATGCCTCGGATCCGTTCCCGGAACTCGCCCGCCAGCGGCATCTGCCGGAGGTCGTCTTCAATGCCGATGGCGGCGGAAACCGGCGCAGACGTCGCCCGCGCTGA